Proteins from a genomic interval of Sphingomonas sp. Y38-1Y:
- the argF gene encoding ornithine carbamoyltransferase has translation MRHFLNLSDAGADGCAAILADALDRKRARTGWTKGRVDADAPLAGHVLAMIFEKNSTRTRVSFDMAMRQLGGQAMVMDAGTMQLGRGETVADTARVLSRYVDGIMIRTDDHAKVEEMAAHATVPVINGLTDASHPCQIMADLLTILDTGRSLPGLKVAWLGDGNNVLASIVEAAGLFGFDVVSACPQGFQPDEAVLALGQGRATCVATPAEAVEGADIVVTDTWISMGQAHADAKLAAMMPYQVDAALMARAKSGAAFLHCLPAHRGEEVTADVIDGPQSLIWDEAENRLHAQKSILRWCFGQIG, from the coding sequence ATGCGCCATTTCCTGAACCTGTCCGATGCCGGTGCCGACGGATGTGCCGCGATCCTGGCCGACGCGCTCGACCGCAAGCGCGCCCGTACCGGCTGGACCAAAGGCCGCGTCGATGCCGATGCGCCGCTCGCCGGACACGTGCTGGCGATGATCTTCGAGAAGAACTCGACCCGCACCCGCGTCAGCTTTGACATGGCGATGCGCCAGCTCGGCGGGCAGGCGATGGTCATGGATGCCGGGACGATGCAGCTCGGCCGCGGCGAGACGGTCGCCGACACCGCGCGCGTCCTGTCGCGCTATGTCGACGGGATCATGATCCGCACCGACGACCATGCCAAGGTCGAGGAGATGGCAGCCCATGCGACCGTGCCCGTCATCAACGGCCTGACCGACGCATCGCACCCGTGCCAGATCATGGCGGACCTGCTGACGATTCTCGACACCGGCCGCTCGCTGCCGGGGCTCAAGGTCGCGTGGCTGGGGGACGGCAACAACGTGCTCGCCTCGATCGTCGAGGCGGCCGGACTCTTCGGCTTCGACGTCGTTTCCGCCTGTCCGCAGGGGTTTCAGCCCGACGAGGCGGTGCTCGCGCTGGGGCAAGGGCGCGCGACCTGTGTCGCGACGCCGGCGGAAGCGGTCGAAGGGGCCGACATCGTCGTCACCGACACCTGGATCTCGATGGGTCAGGCCCATGCCGACGCCAAGCTCGCCGCGATGATGCCGTACCAGGTCGACGCCGCGCTGATGGCCAGGGCCAAGTCCGGCGCCGCCTTCCTCCACTGCCTGCCCGCACACCGCGGCGAGGAAGTGACGGCGGACGTCATCGACGGCCCGCAGTCGCTGATCTGGGACGAGGCCGAGAACCGGCTGCACGCCCAGAAGTCGATCCTGCGCTGGTGCTTCGGCCAGATCGGCTGA
- a CDS encoding ABC transporter permease, whose translation MASEPLPTDDMLPPPGAPVIRSVNWGGLKALYVKEVRRFFKVQLQTIWAPAVTTLLYLVIFTVALGGSGRTVMGTPFATFIAPGLIVMGMLQNAFANASFSLLVGKIQGTIVDYLMPPLSTGELLAALVGASVTRAVFVGAAVWLAMALWGVDVWPRHPLAILWFGLFGSAMLALFGVVTSMWAEKFDHAAAVTNFVIAPLSLLSGTFYSVDALSPTFRAISHANPFFYIISGFRFGFLERADSNVLVGGAVLLAVDVALAVLCYTLLRRGWRIKS comes from the coding sequence ATGGCCAGCGAACCCCTGCCCACCGACGACATGTTGCCCCCGCCCGGCGCGCCGGTGATTCGGAGCGTCAATTGGGGGGGCTTGAAGGCGCTCTATGTGAAGGAGGTGCGCCGGTTCTTCAAGGTGCAGCTCCAGACGATCTGGGCGCCGGCGGTGACGACGCTCCTCTACCTGGTGATCTTTACGGTCGCGCTGGGCGGATCGGGGCGGACGGTGATGGGCACGCCCTTCGCCACCTTCATCGCGCCGGGGCTGATCGTGATGGGCATGCTCCAGAACGCGTTCGCGAACGCCAGCTTCTCGCTGCTCGTCGGCAAGATCCAGGGCACGATCGTCGATTACCTGATGCCACCGTTGTCCACCGGAGAACTGCTCGCGGCGCTGGTCGGCGCGTCGGTGACGCGCGCGGTGTTCGTGGGCGCGGCGGTGTGGCTGGCGATGGCGTTGTGGGGCGTCGACGTGTGGCCGCGGCATCCGCTCGCGATCCTGTGGTTCGGGCTGTTCGGATCGGCGATGCTGGCGCTGTTCGGCGTCGTCACCTCGATGTGGGCGGAAAAGTTCGACCATGCCGCGGCGGTGACCAACTTCGTCATCGCGCCCCTGTCGCTGCTGTCGGGCACCTTCTACTCGGTTGACGCGCTTAGCCCCACCTTCCGCGCGATCAGTCACGCCAACCCGTTCTTCTACATCATCTCCGGCTTCCGCTTCGGGTTCCTGGAGCGGGCGGATTCGAACGTGCTGGTGGGCGGGGCGGTGCTGCTGGCGGTCGACGTGGCGCTGGCGGTGCTCTGCTACACGCTGCTGAGGCGTGGTTGGCGGATCAAGAGCTAG
- a CDS encoding aspartate aminotransferase family protein, with protein sequence MSIPALMPVYPRCDVRPVRGEGCYLIGERGERYLDFASGIAVNALGHGHPHLTKAIQEQTATLMHVSNLYGSPQGEALAQRIVDNSFADTVFFTNSGAEAVECAIKTARRYHHVSGNPERHTLITFDTAFHGRTLGAISATNQAKMRDGFEPLLPGFAYATFNDLEGALALIDGNTAGFLVEPIQGEGGIRPASQDFMQGLRKACDEHGLLLVLDEVQAGYGRTGKFLAHENYGITPDIAAVAKGIGGGFPLGACLATEEAAKGMVFGTHGSTYGGNPLAMAAGQAILDVMLEPGFLDEVKAKGDRLRQGLEQMIPNHDDLFDGVRGIGLMLGLKLKDPAVSRDFVAHCRDHHGLLTVAAGENVVRILPPLVIEEAHIAEAIEKLSEAARSYVPVSEE encoded by the coding sequence ATGTCGATCCCAGCGCTCATGCCCGTCTACCCGCGGTGCGATGTGCGTCCGGTGCGAGGCGAGGGTTGCTACCTGATTGGCGAGCGCGGCGAGCGCTATCTCGATTTCGCGAGCGGCATCGCCGTCAACGCACTCGGCCACGGCCACCCGCACCTGACCAAGGCGATCCAGGAGCAGACGGCGACGCTGATGCACGTCAGCAACCTCTATGGCAGCCCGCAGGGCGAGGCGCTGGCGCAGCGCATCGTCGACAACAGCTTTGCCGACACGGTTTTCTTCACCAATTCGGGCGCCGAGGCTGTCGAGTGCGCGATCAAGACCGCGCGCCGCTATCACCATGTGAGCGGCAATCCGGAGCGGCATACGCTCATCACCTTCGACACCGCGTTCCACGGGCGGACGCTCGGCGCAATCTCGGCCACCAACCAGGCCAAGATGCGCGACGGGTTCGAGCCGCTGCTGCCGGGCTTCGCCTATGCGACGTTCAACGATCTCGAAGGCGCGCTGGCGCTGATCGACGGCAACACCGCCGGCTTCCTGGTCGAGCCGATCCAGGGCGAGGGCGGCATTCGTCCCGCCAGCCAGGACTTCATGCAGGGGCTGCGCAAGGCTTGTGACGAGCATGGCTTGCTGCTCGTCCTCGACGAGGTTCAGGCCGGCTATGGCCGCACGGGCAAGTTCCTGGCGCACGAGAATTACGGCATCACGCCCGATATTGCCGCGGTCGCCAAGGGCATCGGTGGCGGCTTCCCGCTCGGCGCGTGCCTGGCGACCGAGGAAGCGGCCAAGGGCATGGTGTTCGGCACCCACGGCTCCACCTATGGCGGCAATCCGCTGGCGATGGCGGCGGGGCAGGCGATCCTCGACGTGATGCTCGAGCCCGGTTTCCTCGACGAGGTGAAGGCCAAGGGCGACCGCCTGCGCCAGGGGCTCGAACAGATGATCCCCAACCATGACGACCTGTTCGACGGCGTTCGCGGGATCGGCCTGATGCTGGGGCTCAAGCTCAAGGACCCGGCGGTCAGCCGCGATTTCGTCGCGCATTGTCGCGACCATCACGGCCTATTGACGGTGGCGGCGGGCGAGAACGTCGTCCGCATCCTCCCGCCGCTGGTGATCGAGGAAGCGCACATTGCCGAGGCAATCGAGAAGCTGTCCGAGGCCGCACGCAGCTACGTGCCGGTCAGCGAGGAATAA